The genomic interval acttgattatttaaatgaacacaatccaacattttattgttgtacCAAAACACGACGTGTTTAATTTACGAAAACTagctttattatatataataaatatatattaatacatatatataatataatataatctactTTTACATTACAGACGCAGCTAGAGGAAGCAAACGCATAAAACACAATGGTAAAGCATTTGACTGTTTCTAACTGAAAGAGGAAACCACCGACGTGTTTGGCACGACATCAGtctcattcattttgttttattggtCAATACAGTGTTGTGTTGCTGTAATGCAATCTCTGAAAAGAGCAGAATAGAAACGGAAATATGGCTtgactgtgtgaggaaatggcTCAGGTTTGGTCGTGAACATGGGCTTGGAGGAGtgcagagaaaaaaaggagatgGAACGAGAGAAAGACCTCCCCGCTCCTCATAATAACCCCATTATAGGCCTCATCAATGATGTAATGAAAGCAAACAGTGTGTGAAAATGGCCTGTAAACAGTTGGATCCGAGTCTCCTAATGAATTCAATGTCTCTTTCTCATCAAAGTGAGAgtcgtgagtgtgtgtgtgtgtgtgcgtgtgagagagagagagagagagagagagagacagagaaagtgtaagtgtgtgtgtgtgcgtgcgtgcgtgcgtgcgtgtgtgtgtgtgtgtgtgtccggtCGACACCCCAAAACAGATCCTCAGCCAATAGAATCGCGCCGCTGGGGACTCACGTGCATGGGGCGCCCTTAAAATCTCCTAAAAGCACCTTAGTTTTCcaacaactttattttaaaaggcTTTTTTCCACCGTCGTGCGTGTGTGCGCCTTCACTGTTCGATGAGTCTATTTAACCTGCGCTCATTTCGCCAACTgcatcctttctctctctctctctctctctctctctctctctctcaactctcCAACGACTTTACGTAGTCCGGTTTTATCAGTTTGAGCAGCGAGGATCGCCACTGCAACTTCCTCTGTAGGGGACTGATGAAAATTTTCAGCAGTATATTCACCTCGTCTGTCATTCTGATCGCAGCTCGGGGTTTGTGCTCCTGTCCTTGGTGCTGAAACAGCTTCAGCTCGGCTTTTACACTAGAGCACCATATTATAGTTACACTTTACTGTAGCTTTATCGCAGTAGTGTGTATTACCGCAGGGGTTcttcacaattatttatttcaaaatgatcTTACAAACAATTTAAAGTCACCATcggtaataataattattatttttattatttatgtatatttaaaacttTTAGCAGGATTCAGAATATCAATTACAAATTAGCctgatttattttgttgatttttgtaTCATCGGGGTTTCTTtcaaagagatagagagagagagagagagagagagagagagagagagagagagagagagagagaagaggaagaagaagaattggAGATTGTTTCCAACTTCAAACATcctgaagaaagaagaaacttTCTCAGACATTGGATGAATATCTCCGAAGCTCTGTTGGATGTTCCTACTGGATAGGCTGTGATTGTCGCATTTTTGTGAGTCGAACTTGACCGAACCCAAATGAGAGTTTGAAAGCTCTGGCCCGGGAGGAAACGCTCTTTTTTCCCCGATGGAGGCGTCCACCCACGGCTCGTGCTCCGGCTCCGGCTTTGGCATCGACTCTCTGCTGTCCCACAGACCCGGAAGTCCGGTGGTGGTCGTCGCCAAGGGTAACGGCGGCTTGGAAGGAGAATGCAGGTCTCCGCCGGAGTTTAGCGCCGCGTCGGACGCGGACAGCGTGTGCTCGAGCCCGCCGTCGCCGAGGCGCGAGGAGCACGAGGAAGACGAGGAGCGCGAGGCGCACGAGCAGAGGCGAGGCCGCGCGCTCGCGCTGCCGTCCCACACGCACCACGGCCCGGTGTCCGCTGCGCCCCAGCCGCGCACCGTCACCTCCTCCTTCCTGATCAGAGACATCCTGGCCGACTGTAAGCCGCTGGCTGCGTGCGCGCCGTATTCCAGCAACGGGCAACCGACGCACGAGGCGAGCAGGTTAGCGTCTAAAGTGGCGGACGAGTTCATCGAGAAAATCCACAGCAACTCGTCTTCAGACGGAGAATACAACAAAGGTAAAGGGAACATTTTAGGACATATTTCGACTTATACGAGAACTTCTACGAAACTTTTCCTCAATAATCTCAGCTCCAACATGGggatttttttaatctgtttttttttttttttttaataatctaaGTTtcattaaccccccccccccccccccccaaaatgttGAGATAACCTGCTTCCTTAGCTACTTTCCTGACTTTTGAagacaaaatttaaaaaaaaattccactgtACTCTCCGCAcgctttaaaatgaaacatttgttgAGCATCAATTAATTGTTATCACACGGCCCACATTTTAAAGCTATAAAAGTGTTTTACTCAGATGACGTTACAACTCTGTAAACGCTCATAAACACCTTTATTAACATTCCGTTTCTACTGCgtttattcatttgtaaataatattGAACGAGAGCGTCAATTTAGCCCAAACTGTAAACTCTGTAAATTGTAGTCTACATAcaaaatttgttgtttttttttaaattatatgcattttaaaaataaaaaggcgcACGTTCCGCTGTTAACGTCAAATGTATAccataaaatattaacataattTTCCTGACTTTGTATAGCCTAATAATACATATTGACTTAGGCtacttatatattatttttgtttcattagtAGTACATGTTGTGACAGGTGAAAAAATTATACTGGGCTTGTAAGGCATAAAACACACCTGTCTGCTGCATTACTAGTACTTGCTATCATATATGTCTGAcaaatcattatatatatatatatatatatatatatatatatatatatatatatatcattcagTTGTCAAATTTCACATCAAACTtgtgaaaaaattattttttataatgcaTGAAAATTATTAGAGATCgcccttttcttttcctcctcctccgtctcctcctccttttcatcatcatcatcatcatcatcatcagccgttgattattattattattattattattattattattattattattattattattattgttacacgTTGACTACGCCACCCCTGTGCTATAATACTATACCAACATAAtgaacactacacacacacacacacacacacacacgcacacacgcacacacacaaacagacaccgAATTTCGACATCAGAGGGTTCAGTTTGAATGCTCTATGTATCAAAGTCTTGGTGCtcgtaaagtgtgtgtgtgtgtgtgtgtgtgtgtgtgtgtgtgtgtgtatgcgtctGCGCGCGCTGCTTTGATTTCAGAGCTGATTTTTGGTGTAATTTGTCCCAGTGTTAATCAGATTTGTAACGGTGAGCTCTTTATAGATCTGTGTGAAGTTTCTCTCCGAGTCTCGGCTGAAAGCTCGCCGTCCCCTTGTGGCTCAATTAGCCGGATTATTGTGCTCCTTCAGAGACGCGCTGATCTCTGTACCGTGTCCCTTGCTCTAAATAAGGCTTAGAAAGAAGGGTCTCTTATTTCTCTCggttaaaagaaagaaaagggttaaattaaaattaaattagatttttttttcttctattcatcttcagtaagagcttcatcctggtcagggtagtGGTGGATCTGGAATGTATTACAGAaattagaaatatatatattttttaaaataaaacaaaattcaaaACTAGATAAACCCGTGTCTTAATACTATAGTAGTATTTTTAACATACCGTAGTACATAGTTTGGTGGGCTAGCATGTAGTATTGGGCTGTAGTCTGTAAACATGACCAACTTTATAGAGGAAAGTTTGTAtgaggcctttttttttgtcaacaatACAATTTTATTGTCACATTATCCAACACGGTGTATCAAAGCTGTTTAGCTACCCTATATAGTTATTacattgttataaaatgtacatTGAAAAAGGAATAATAGTTTTATGCcgtgaaaattattattattttttttaaccgttCCTGAGGCTACACTCTCAAATAAACAAACCGAATTGTACTTTTTGTACCTTGTTGCTGGAGGTGCATGTTTTGTAGCGTGGTGCATGTGATGTGCCTTTTAGAGTAGTTGTATTTAAGGTTTTATTATGTgccctttaaaatatttttaaaggtaaaatATACACACTAAAGACACATGCACGTGCATCCTTACTGGTGACTCCGCAGCGACAAGAATGTTCTGAGAGTGTCACAACTAGCAACATAGCCTACGCCTTTTCCAAAACGCAGttatgcatatttttttcttcaataattTGTATTATCTCCCGCCTTTCTCCACTCACATGCGCTGCTGCTCTCGCCTTCTTATCCCCCCTCAGTGAAAgaagaaggagacagagagatttCCAGCAGCAGAGACAGCCCCCAGGTGCGACTGAAGAAGCCGCGGAAAGCGCGCACCGCCTTCACCGACCACCAGCTCGCGCAGCTCGAGCGCAGCTTTGAGCGCCAGAAGTACCTGAGCGTGCAGGACCGCATGGAGCTCGCGGCCTCTCTCAACCTCACCGACACGCAGGTGAAGACCTGGTACCAAAACAGGAGGTGAGGACCTGTCGGGTTACAGGGTCACATCGCACTACGGAGGTTCCTATTTACTACTTACACCAGTGGCAACACTCTGTAAAGTTCGTGCACCGGAAAAAATGGTGCTTATTTAAGATATTCTACCATGAGACGCTCGCAActtttttgatagatagatagatagatagattgattgattgattgatttccaTGTGATTGATTCTACACAGTAAACTTCTAGTTGATTAATGATATTTCTAATATTgcagaaaatattttgatgCCATAAAAATACTCTTCTCAGATGACTTGATTGTCAGCACATATAAAGCAGAGATTAACTAGGGGgtgggggaaataaaaatagaaaaaaaactttaattgcTCATGCTTTGTGTTAAATTGTGTTTTCCTAAAATTGACCATTCGAtttaaatagatagatatatagatggatggatagatagatggatagatagagaaaaTATAAATTTCTCCTCTTTTTCGGTTTCTGTCTAGCTAAACAATGGTCATAATGAATCAAATCAATGCAAAACCTACATACGTTCAAGAATGAATTGTAAATTGGTGCATCCATAAATTATTAAGAAATCCAGCTTAATAGTCAGACAATTAGGCTATtataatgattaattattaattattgacGGTCAAATGTGGCTCTTTTTTGTCCTTACAATCGCAAAAGTAGGtctacaaaaacacaacaatccaaacgatttttaaatgtatttaaaatttatatatagtatttataatAGGCGTTAGTTATTCTTtagctatttttttaaattaattattaacttTCAGTTTACATCCAATGGAGCATATGGAGAGGCGGGGTCCATTTCTTCCTGCCAAGTTCACATTTATACAGATCACTCAGATGTGAAGGTCAAAAATCATAACTATtctattctaataataataataataatagaatttaATAGAATTCAATTAGTCGTTTTCAACAGAAATTCAGTAAAGTTTTAAAAACGGTCAAAGTATACGCACAAGTATTTTTCTATGTTGTGTTTAAATTTCACaattcctgtgtttgtttgtttgtttgttttctggggttttttttaagcctTAGGTTTGCGTTTTGAAAAGAGACCAATACATTTGCGATATAGGCTAGTCTTTTGACTGACCCAGCTATTTATAAACCTTTTAAGGATTTTGGCATAAAAAAATTCCCCCCTGTTATCAAGGCTTCCCAAATGTTGTTCACAGTTTAAAAATTAATGTGGCTACTCGCTATTTTTTCCCTTGCATTTCTAATATGAATTAGAAATAGCTTTGTCAATATGCTTCATGTGCAACTAAAGCCTATTTAACATTGTACATCAATTCGTCTTGTGCGCGATTGATGGACAGAAACTACACCTTTTGGAGAACACTACCTAACAACTTTGTTCCCTGTGTACAATTTGTCTGTTAcatgtgtgtctgaaacatCTATTAGTGatgtcacactttttttttatcttggaGGCGGGGCTTTTGTGCCATTCTGTACGGTTATACagttttcttggttaataaaagcaaatctattttttttaaatacacgtTGCTAAACAGAATAGGCTAGCATAGGGAATGGAGCTGAAGACTTCCTGGGGTGAAACCAATAGAGAACAACACATTTGTTAGGCTAAATTTGTGCCTTTATACAATTATTACTGACCATACACGCTCAAAAATGTACTTCAAAGTTACCAAACTGTAGACTACTTTTCCTTGTCGCTGGGGTGTTACATTGTGTATTTTTAGGatgtatttttatacttttgAAAATCATTTAAGGACGACTTATAGatctttatatttttacttttaaaggTACACCACATGCACTTCCCATGTGGTGTAAAAGCCTACAGGTGCAATTTATGTTCCCCTGTTGGTACCACCATAGCGAAGGTACAATTTAGTACCTTAGAAACTAGTCACAGGTTTTACTTAAAGTAGACCTACTAGCTACTTCGTTTTTTAATATTCTTCACATGGGTTTATGTGCTGCTTAACCTGTGTCCCAtctcctgtctttctctttttaaaatgatcattaaaaaGAACGAAATGGAAGAGGCAGACGGCGGTGGGACTGGAACTCTTAGCGGAAGCCGGGAACTACTCGGCCCTACAGAGGATGTTTCCGTCGCCGTATTTCTACCCGCAAGGTCTGGTGTCGGGTCTAGACCCCGGAGCAGCCGCGCTGTCCTACCTGTGCCGGGGCGCCGGAGCTCCTCCCCCATCTGCTCCCGCGGCTCTACAGCGGCCCCCGCTCGTACCGCGGATTCTCCTGCACGGACTGCAGGGCGGACACGAGCATCCGCCGCCTCTCCCCCCGCTTCCCGGGGTGGTACTGCCCAGACCCACCCCACCACGATGAGCTCTCCCGGCTCGGACTTTTCTCTTAAGACCATAGACTGGACACTTGGTCTATACTtattaagacacacacacacgcacgcacacacacacacacacacacacacacacagacacacacctggCAGCTCTGGACTTCAACCTTACTGTTGACTAAAGGATcgagaatatataatatatcataaAGCCAATATATATGCTTCTTAAATGAAGAAGCAAACGCTAAGTTGATGATATTGTTACTGCTATTAGTcataatttaatgtaattatttatgcCCCTTTTTGTATTtaacttatatatttatataggaTTATTGTTTGCTATAATTtatgttcagaaaaaaaaaatgtttcagaaatatttctaaaggacgcaataataacaaaaaaggaCAAACCACATGAtgggctattattattattattattattattattattatgggcaGTGATAGATATAGTTATGATTATAGTAATAGCCcctgtgttaaataaaaaaaatctcttgatATTAtcgagacaaaaaaacaaaacaaaaacacaacagatgcAAAGcaattttcatttctttttctttctttcgacTGTAAAAAATTAAACGTATAAGATTCGTGTAAATAGGAATATTTGAGTCAACAGCAAATCTAGGTTTtcatatagttttttttatttatttatttatgtatttaatccTTTTTAAGTCTTCTTCCAGGAGAAGATGATCAAGGACACGtccataaaaatgaaaacgCCTTCATGTAATAATTCTCATTGATTACAGCAGAATCAAAGAATATCCAAATCCAGTAAAAGAAACACTCCTTTTCTGTTTTCCCCCCAGCGGctaaatgtaaagacagaatgTACTGAAATGGATGGAAAGGATGAAGTTGTTAAATCTGTTGTGAAGAACATTTGTGAAATCTGTTGTGAAGAAAATTTGTTCTCAGAGATCTTTTAGATATTTAAATAGCAGGTCTTTTTCATAGATCATATTTTGCCATATGAAATGGGAGTAACCGAATTGCGGCCATATTTAAAGCttagggttgccagattgtaaTCACTGTTTACAGCCCACTCTTTTCAACTCGTCCCAATTCATTAGCCTATAAATCATCTGAATGTACTCACCAAATGTGATTACATTAGGTCTCTCAGCCcaaagaaataagaaaacacTCCACATTTAGTGGAATGGGTTCAACTGGCAACCCTGCTTAAAACCTGTTTGGGATTAAACAGTCTTCGTGACACGTAAAAGCCTCACAAACTGTCACGTTGCTTACCAGTTGTGATGAATGTCACGGtaaataataagataataagctgtgatttttttttttctaatttatttttatttatttttattgattttttttttgacagttttAACCCTAACCTGATATGTTAGAACAGATATTGTGTATTAATTCTGTATAGAGCCGTTGTTATTCTTTCTTTGGTGAAGGTGTACATTGAGAATATTGATTTGTGCAGTGATTCTTGTCTTTAGCCCTCCTCCTTTGTGCGTATAGTGGTATGAACTtttgaggtttttaaaaaaaaaatcttatagcTGCTGAATGCACAGGGATGGGGAGGCTTGAGGTAATAAGGAGAATTACTTTTATAAATGTGCAAATAAAGATCTTTCACTAAATTATATGATGTTTAAACGTGGGAAGTGAACAGACCTTTACCTTTACGTGTTTAATTAAATCGTTCATTATTTAATTAGCACACACAAtaatgtccccccccccccccccccatttggACTGTAAATGCTTTAAGCACTCGTTCAACAGTAGATGTTTGCTGATTTAAGTTTCTGAGTTGTTCTATAGGGTACATTCAGAGTGTAGGACAATCTTACGGTTTAGCACTGAAATCACCCCTGATCTATCTTAATTAATTGAATGATTTCTTAATTAATCGGATGATCCTGCAGTTATGATTACTCTTAATTAATTGGCTGATCTCCCAAGCAGATAAACTTGACAGCTATTCTCAGGGCAACTGATCTTGTATTCTCTAAAATctcaaatattttaaacatgttcCAACTGTCATCGTCTGTTATATGCATGGAATAATTGACacattacttaaaataaattcataaatccAATCAAATAAAAACGTTAAAGAATTATAAGTCAGATAATAAGGTTAGTGCATTCGAGTGAAAGAGAATAAACTAAAAGTAGGCTCTATGATATAAACAAAAGGAGGAAATgcgatttaaaataaacaacttaaaCAATTTTATtggagtttaaaaaatattttatgaatatatgTTTGTAGCAGGACAACAGGACTGTGAGATATTTTTACGATTTcttccacaacaacaacaaaacaaaattctctgCACGTCATATCATGAAATTATACTTGGGAAAATCTattagtggaaaaaaaatgtgtttgaatAAATTTAAACACGACTGTAAGACACTTTGCTCACAGGCTGCACTATTTGGTTAGCATTGTGGATTTAATTTGTCAAACCTCCTCCAAAAAAAGGTTAATAAGAGCGTCTCAGCCGAGGAAACTTTAACCTTTCAGAGACGCCTGCAGAGGCTTTACACATCCAAACTCAAGCGGAGAAACTTAATTCTGCCATAGACCATCTCTTATTAATAGATTATATCACAAATATCACTTTAATCACACGCCGGGAATAGCACAGTGTGAGCAGGGTATGAAGTGCTGATCCAGACTGCGCCTGTAAAAACGGGAAATGGATTACAAACTGGCATTCACAGTAGGGTAATggagtggacacacacacacacacacacacacacacacacacattgccatATTGCGACAAAGTTGCAGAAAAATCGCATTTCACGTGTAAGCATACGTTTTTCACACGTGACCATGTGCGTAATGTGTGATCACGTTGCACACGTGAACTCACTTAAACACGTGTCAACATGTGGCATcgcatatgaaaatgaatgattcaTTATTCAAGAAAAGTGAAACCACGTGTcctaaatgtgaaaataaatgagcaaggtaaaaataaatcacgtgaaaatatcAATCAAATTcacgtgggggggggggatacgtGTAGCGGGGGAAGATAACGTGGCAATACATGCATCACgtcaaaataaacacacatgccTTGAAAAATGTACTATTAATTATTGCacatgaattgtttttttttaaaagtaaagaaacaCGTGTAAATTCACGTGAATCGTGTCATTATTCAGATGTGACGTCCATGTGACTTTTCTGTGTTGTATTTACGGTAGGAAAAtggatcaaacacacacacacacacacacacacacacacacacgttgtctGTTGTATAGAATTGTGACAAGTGTCCAGTTAGGGTTTTTTTGCGCCGCCGCGCTTCACTGTTTTCATTCAGCTGGTCCATAAACAATATGCGATACGTGAAATATTAATGTTCACcaaagtgtgtaattgtttaaGTGCCCTAAATGATCCCATTTGGAAAATGGATTGTTTCCACCcccacctttctttttttttctctcccttcaGAGAGTGTGTCGGTTGTCTGCTCCTTTGCCAACCGACTCCAACAGCTGGTCACCGGCCGACGGGACATCTGCTGAGCGGCGGCCTGGACTCGCTTTAAACCGGGCCAAAGATCACTCGCTACAGGAGTGTGTTTTAGGGGGGAGTTCACTCTCTGAATGGGACATTAACGATCAGACAAAAGTCTGTAATGGCTTTTAATTGAAAGTCGATAACGGGGTTTGTCTCGTATAGCACATGTCAGAGCGCCTTGAACAGAAAATCCCACAGTGCTAAATTATGCCGCGTTCAAGTGCTCGGCGTGTTTATCACTTAAGAAGCAACCGCAAGGAATCATTTGCGTTCAATGCACTTTAGctatctccgttttccctgttATTTTTCTCGTTTGCTTCTGTAGCAATGTCAAATTCAAGATTTTGTGACATTCAGCAGTTTGTTGTTGCTAGAATTCCGCTCCAAAACCGCCAGTCACAGTCATTGTATTGGATACATTGTTATTGCTACTGTTATTGCTACATAGTTAATATTACTAACATTTTCAATATATTACAATATCCACCGCCTAATCGGTGACCAGTCAAATGGTTTCCAAACCAGGTATCAAACTGACATTGGCTCATTTTGTGTGGCTATGTTGGCACCAACCCTGCCAAATTTGGGCCAACGTTGGCAAGGTGAATTTAAAGGTGGCTGAAAGTCTGTCAGCACTGGTGGCCCGGCGTCAGTTTGAGGTCAGTACCAAATCTGAACCTGACACAAAATTATCTATAAGCGTTTACGTGCAACTTTAACTTGGGGACCCATATATACCATCATGTAGACCGCACGTCAAGGAAGCATTATTAGACCAGTCTACTGATCAGAGGTTTGCTAAGGTCTATTTTGGTCCAGTTAGCTTGCTGCTGAGAAATTAAACCCTTTCTATATAAGTCTTTATTTATAAGTAGTGTAATCTATCTGTATGCTGgtaattttttgttattattattattatttatttttttttagaaacataGCACTGGCAGTTAGCATTGGCCAGTCAGTGATTGACGATATTTagtttattctttaaaaaataagccCCAATCATAACACATTACTAATTGTTTTAAGAAACCAATAATACTGCTATTTATTTGCAATAAGGTTCCTGGAGATAGTATGAAGGGTTTCAGCAGTGAGACAACCACAAAAAactcttaaaagatcttttAGGATCTTTTAATTCCAACTTCTTCCATTGTCTTTTTAAAGTCAAATGAAATGTAACAGCACGTTCTGATGAGAGCATGCGAGTGGACATATAGCTACGAAGAGTATcagtaaacattatttaaaaagctaaaaaataataataataataataataaaaataaataaaagagcacgCAATGTCCTATATCAcagttttttaataaaacaaaatcgaATGCGTTATTGTTTAGCCTAATATAgacattaaacaaatgaaatatttctacTTTTAAGGGGGAAAGGGTCAAACAAAGAAGCTTTAGTTGTCCCTCTGGcagaatttacacaaacaattCATTTCACATTTAATAACGTTTTTCCTCACGTGATTAGCCTATGCGTGTGATCACAGGTGATCATCATATGTGTCACATATGAGAAATAATTATGCATGTGAGAAAATCTGGAAAATGAAGCCGTCAAATTAGCatgttgaaataaatgaatcatgtgtaaaaaaaaaaaaaatcacatctgaaaataaaaaaaaaacatgcactacatgtgaaacatgaacaacatgtgaaacatgaacATGTGTAAAATTCACATGTGATTCTCATGTGATTGTtgcttttctgtaaggaaactcTTCAAAGTTCTATATCCCTGTTAGAAAGGGGTTTAAACTAAAACCCATaggaagctttttttaaaataaataaataaataaataaataaataaagaatacattttaaaaaggaaaccTCTAATTATACACAAAGAATCCTTGAAGAACTCTGATTCATGATTCATGATTCATGATGTATGGATGTAGGCTAGATGTAAATCCAACAAAGTACGCAGATATAATAAATGGTAAAAATGTCAAAGTGATTTTAACACGGATTTTTGTAGAAGCCGGTTGCTCAAACACATTTGGAAATAATCACAATCACACGGATCTGTGCTCCTTCCCAAGAATGGCAAATACCTCCTCGGCATTAATGAAAAGGGGTTATTCTTGCGAAGTGCGCAGCTGATTGCTGAGAAAAGTCGCTCACCGCTCTTGTTAAAAGGCTCCGAGATTGTTCTTTTGCATGTGAAAGGACGGCTGTAAATCCCCGCGGCTCTCAGCGCGGATTGTGGCCGGCTCAGGGTTAATGAAGTGCGGCCAGAGCGTCACTAAGCTCCCGGCAAAACACCAAACACGATCACGGAGCATAGAGGCGCAGGATCAGGGGCTCTCATTAAAGCTCATTGACtcagaataaataaagaaaaagaccaACAAAACAGCAGTCGGATGGAATTAAAGAGTCGATCAAAGCCCAATTTGCATTGTTATGGAGGcgtctgttttctctctcctgaGACTTTTTCCCCACTAATAAAGCCTCCTGTATAGAGGCAAATAGAAacgtagattaaaaaaaaattacagttgA from Ictalurus furcatus strain D&B chromosome 18, Billie_1.0, whole genome shotgun sequence carries:
- the barhl1b gene encoding barH-like homeobox 1b; this translates as MEASTHGSCSGSGFGIDSLLSHRPGSPVVVVAKGNGGLEGECRSPPEFSAASDADSVCSSPPSPRREEHEEDEEREAHEQRRGRALALPSHTHHGPVSAAPQPRTVTSSFLIRDILADCKPLAACAPYSSNGQPTHEASRLASKVADEFIEKIHSNSSSDGEYNKVKEEGDREISSSRDSPQVRLKKPRKARTAFTDHQLAQLERSFERQKYLSVQDRMELAASLNLTDTQVKTWYQNRRTKWKRQTAVGLELLAEAGNYSALQRMFPSPYFYPQGLVSGLDPGAAALSYLCRGAGAPPPSAPAALQRPPLVPRILLHGLQGGHEHPPPLPPLPGVVLPRPTPPR